One Cucurbita pepo subsp. pepo cultivar mu-cu-16 chromosome LG09, ASM280686v2, whole genome shotgun sequence DNA window includes the following coding sequences:
- the LOC111801537 gene encoding probable inactive receptor kinase At4g23740: protein MMKNSFIFLEIMLFIAIILPGALTEPVEDKQALLDFFHNIPHSPSLNWNESSSVCKGWAGVFCNSDESRVVAIRLPATGLLGPIPVNTLSRLSALETLSLRLNRISGPFPSDLSQLENLSSLYLQYNEFSGPLPLDFSVWRNLSVIDLSNNLFNGSIPSSISNLTHLTVLNLANNSLSGEFPDLDIPSLQWLDLSNNSLTGNVPHSLTRFPSWVFSNNNITVEHGAIPPSFPLQPPGSRPTRKGKGLSESAILGVAIGGSVVGLILVAVLLTACWLKRGKENGSSTMESKKKETSVNKGGFESQEQKNNLNFFMDSNLAFDLEDLLRASAEVLGKGTFGVSYKATLEDSTTVVVKRLNQVTVGKREFEQQMELIGNIKHEHVVSLRAYYYSKDEKLMVYDYYGQGSVSAMLHSKEGNGLPLLDWDSRMKIAIGTARGLAHIHTENGGKCSHGNVRASNIFLNSKGYGCVSDVGLSVLMNSIPVPATRTVGYRAPEVSDTRRASEAADVYSFGVVLLELLTGKCPIHVEGGNEVVNLVRWVKSVVREEWTAEVFDVELLRYPNIEEEMVEMLQIGLSCVARMPEERPKMMDIVSRIEQVWRMSTGTGPSSGSRSAHSTPVRVMEIGSSSYSH from the exons atgatgaagaatAGCTTCATCTTCCTTGAAATTATGTTGTTTATAGCGATAATCTTACCAGGGGCTCTCACTGAGCCAGTTGAAGACAAGCAAGCATTGCTTGATTTCTTCCATAACATCCCACACTCGCCTTCTCTCAATTGGAATGAGAGTAGTTCTGTGTGCAAAGGCTGGGCAGGAGTGTTTTGCAACTCTGATGAGTCTAGAGTAGTAGCCATTCGATTACCGGCGACCGGTCTGCTCGGTCCGATTCCTGTGAATACTCTTAGCCGCCTATCTGCACTTGAGACTCTAagccttagattaaataggatATCAGGGCCTTTCCCTTCTGATCTTTCCCAGCTGGAAAACTTGAGTTCCTTATATTTGCAATACAACGAGTTTTCTGGTCCTTTGCCTTTGGACTTTTCAGTTTGGAGGAACCTTAGTGTCATTGATCTATCTAACAATCTCTTTAATGGGAGTATTCCTTCTTCAATCTCAAACTTGACTCATCTGACTGTTCTGAATCTTGCAAACAACTCGTTGTCGGGCGAATTTCCTGACCTTGATATTCCGAGTTTGCAATGGTTAGATTTGTCTAACAATAGTCTTACAGGAAATGTGCCTCATTCTCTTACAAGATTTCCAAGTTGGGTGTTCTCCAATAACAATATTACCGTAGAACACGGTGCAATTCCCCCGTCTTTTCCGCTCCAGCCTCCCGGTTCTCGACCGAcacgaaaaggaaaaggacTAAGTGAATCTGCTATATTGGGTGTTGCAATTGGTGGTTCTGTTGTTGGATTAATTTTGGTAGCAGTTTTGTTGACTGCTTGCTGgttgaaaaggggaaaagaaaatggtagtTCCACTATGGAGTccaaaaagaaggaaacatCTGTGAACAAAGGGGGATTTGAGAGCcaagaacaaaagaacaaccttaatttcttcatgGATTCTAATCTTGCATTTGATTTGGAAGACCTGTTGAGAGCGTCTGCTGAGGTTCTCGGGAAGGGAACCTTCGGAGTGAGCTACAAGGCAACGTTGGAGGACTCGACGACTGTGGTAGTGAAGAGGCTGAATCAAGTGACGGTTGGAAAACGAGAATTTGAACAGCAGATGGAGTTGATTGGAAACATTAAGCACGAGCACGTTGTTTCGCTAAGAGCATACTATTACTCGAAGGACGAGAAGCTTATGGTCTATGATTACTATGGACAAGGGAGTGTTTCTGCAATGTTACACA GTAAAGAAGGAAATGGTTTACCGTTATTAGATTGGGATAGTCGGATGAAAATTGCGATCGGAACGGCTCGAGGTCTTGCTCATATTCACACAGAAAACGGAGGAAAATGTTCACATGGAAACGTGCGAGCCTCAAACATTTTCCTAAACTCTAAAGGGTATGGCTGTGTATCTGATGTTGGTTTGTCTGTGTTGATGAATTCTATTCCGGTACCAGCCACGAGAACGGTTGGATACCGAGCCCCTGAAGTGAGCGACACTCGGAGAGCATCGGAAGCAGCGGATGTGTACAGTTTCGGGGTAGTACTGCTGGAACTCCTGACTGGAAAGTGTCCCATACATGTTGAAGGTGGTAATGAAGTGGTTAACTTGGTGAGGTGGGTGAAGTCTGTGGTGAGGGAGGAATGGACAGCAGAAGTGTTTGATGTGGAGCTTCTGAGGTATCCAAAtatagaagaagaaatggtGGAGATGCTGCAAATTGGGTTGTCTTGTGTTGCCAGAATGCCCGAGGAGAGGCCGAAGATGATGGATATCGTGTCGAGAATCGAGCAAGTTTGGCGAATGAGCACCGGGACGGGACCATCATCTGGATCAAGATCGGCGCATTCTACTCCAGTTCGTGTAATGGAAATCGGTTCGTCCTCATATTCACATTGA
- the LOC111801538 gene encoding ubiquitin-conjugating enzyme E2 10, whose product MASKRILKELKDLQKDPPTSCSAGPVAEDMFHWQATIMGPPDSPYAGGVFLVTIHFPPDYPFKPPKVAFRTKVFHPNINSNGSICLDILKEQWSPALTISKVLLSICSLLTDPNPDDPLVPEIAHMYKTDRNKYETTARSWTQKYAMG is encoded by the exons ATGGCGTCGAAGAGGATCTTGAAGGAACTCAAGGATTTGCAGAAGGACCCTCCTACCTCATGTAGCGCtg GTCCAGTTGCCGAAGACATGTTTCATTGGCAAGCTACCATAATGGGTCCTCCAGACAGTCCTTATGCTGGGGGTGTTTTCCTTGTCACCATTCATTTTCCTCCGGATTATCCTTTTAAGCCTCCTAAG GTGGCATTCAGAACAAAGGTCTTTCATCCAAATATCAACAGCAATGGTAGTATTTGCCTTGACATTTTGAAAGAGCAGTGGAGTCCTGCCCTAACTATTTCCAAG GTCTTGCTTTCAATCTGTTCCCTGTTGACGGACCCAAATCCAGATGACCCGCTTGTGCCCGAGATCGCTCACATGTACAAGACTGACAGGAACAAATATGAGACGACTGCTAGGAGCTGGACGCAGAAGTATGCCATGGGCTAA